A DNA window from Mesotoga sp. UBA6090 contains the following coding sequences:
- a CDS encoding DUF433 domain-containing protein yields the protein MAGIQRVVLDPNICHGKACIKGTRIPVSLILDELAAGHSFEQIIDQYPSLVREDIIAAIEYASLLTKERVEILP from the coding sequence ATGGCAGGTATTCAAAGAGTTGTTCTAGATCCAAATATATGTCATGGCAAAGCCTGTATAAAGGGAACCAGGATTCCTGTTTCTCTCATACTGGATGAGCTTGCGGCCGGACATAGTTTCGAGCAAATTATCGATCAATATCCTTCGTTGGTTCGTGAGGACATTATCGCCGCTATCGAATATGCTTCTCTGCTTACAAAAGAGCGAGTTGAGATTCTGCCTTGA
- a CDS encoding DUF5615 family PIN-like protein: protein MKEKFKLDENLPEAALALFRKNDFDAANVIEEQLAGATDECILMVCGNENRVLVTQDLDFSDITLLSRTEIPGIIIFRLKTQSREAVLEALEKLIPLLKKSSATGKIMIVSENRIRIREA from the coding sequence TTGAAAGAGAAGTTCAAGCTCGATGAAAATCTTCCCGAAGCTGCGCTTGCGCTCTTTCGCAAGAACGATTTCGATGCCGCTAACGTGATAGAAGAGCAACTCGCTGGCGCAACTGATGAGTGTATTCTTATGGTTTGCGGAAATGAGAATAGAGTTCTCGTAACTCAGGATCTTGATTTCTCCGACATCACGCTGCTTAGTCGCACCGAGATTCCAGGAATAATTATATTTCGTCTCAAGACCCAATCAAGAGAGGCAGTTCTTGAAGCGCTCGAAAAACTAATTCCTCTGCTCAAAAAAAGCTCCGCAACCGGGAAGATAATGATTGTAAGCGAAAACAGAATAAGAATTAGAGAAGCATGA